The Pedobacter roseus genome contains a region encoding:
- a CDS encoding type IV toxin-antitoxin system AbiEi family antitoxin domain-containing protein, with protein sequence MNIQTALIDKSHQPITHQLLVDLLKDYKRPNDKILALKADGLIEPIKKGLYIVGRSVGPERPENALLANHILGPSYLSMESALSHYGLIPEKVYAVTSMTTKATRKFETQIGLFTYTNLPLPYYAFGLAMINFSKDQKAMVATPEKALCDKIVTTAGINLRSISTAKDYVFRNLRMEEIEIAKFDTSTINSWLEHAPKSKSLEMLTKMIETI encoded by the coding sequence ATGAATATCCAGACAGCTCTTATAGACAAATCTCATCAACCGATAACCCATCAGCTTTTGGTCGATTTATTAAAAGATTATAAAAGACCAAATGATAAAATACTGGCATTAAAGGCTGATGGATTGATCGAACCCATAAAAAAAGGACTTTATATTGTGGGGAGATCTGTCGGACCGGAGAGGCCTGAAAACGCATTATTGGCTAACCATATACTCGGGCCGAGTTATCTTTCGATGGAGAGCGCGCTATCTCATTACGGGCTCATCCCGGAAAAAGTTTATGCAGTTACCTCAATGACAACAAAGGCAACAAGAAAATTCGAAACTCAAATAGGGCTATTCACCTATACAAACCTTCCTTTGCCATACTATGCTTTCGGCTTGGCCATGATAAACTTTTCCAAAGACCAGAAAGCAATGGTTGCCACCCCGGAAAAAGCCTTATGTGATAAAATTGTCACAACAGCAGGTATTAATTTAAGGAGCATTTCCACAGCAAAAGATTATGTATTCAGGAATCTGCGGATGGAAGAAATTGAAATTGCAAAATTTGATACATCAACTATCAACAGCTGGCTTGAACATGCCCCTAAAAGTAAAAGCCTGGAAATGCTAACTAAAATGATCGAAACAATATGA
- a CDS encoding TonB-dependent receptor, whose protein sequence is MSRNFTQIFYVLLLMCAINVAAQAQSITVSGTVKDKQSKEGLAGVSLTIKGQSGGTASSSNGSFSFTTTAKVPFTLVASYVGYGTVEQQITGSTTGINFEIETAVVLGGDVVVSASRTPERILESPVSIERMSAASIREIAAPSFYDALNNMKGVESSTQSLTFKSINTRGFNSNGNTRFNQYIDGMDNQAPGLNFSVGNIVGITELDVDNVELLPGASSALYGAGGINGTLLMTSKDPFKYPGNSFQFKTGMNHVNDGDSKVQPFKQLDVRVARSWNNKFGVKAAFSFLQAKDWFGNNYSNFDRVARTAKSGDRNSDPNYDGINVYGDEVSQNMRNVALSVQNGTIAGINAATGGLIPNIKSTLDGAFGAAIPNAAQQAGFLATLPAALRSTVQNYLPFYVGLKAGLIPDQNISRTGYNEENLVDYDTKSLKASGALYYNISNTVQVVGQANWGTGTSVYTGSDRYSLRNFNIGQYKLELKGEDFFLKAYTTQERSGDSYISSILGSYINEVSKPSTTWFPQYIGNYVGARAAGQTDAQAQAFARSVADQGRFVPGSAQYEVAKDKILNTTISATNINAVDPSKSVYGAKFDDKSNLYHYEGMYNFTNLFNKVVEFQVGASYRLYDLNSAGTIFNDLNESIDIKEYGAFAQIGKKLFNDKVKFTFAGRYDKSQNFEGRFTPRITGVFTVAKNNNIRVSYQTGYRNPTTQNQYIDLSVGGGSQRLIGGLPEIMFSKYHLDSNKPFTDVSYRAFLASAASGAPNQALLQQYTFDAKGVRPESVQSYELGYKGLILPNLLIDAYGYYNIYKDFITAVDVYQNVNGSFVKFGVPVNAAGKVTSYGAALGLDYLVGKYAISGNVSYNQIGDLPVNYINDFNTPKIRYNLGLGNKEIIKNFGFNVSYRWQDQFYWNSSFASGQVPAYSSLDAQFSLRIPSVQSVIKLGGSNVLNKYYFTSYGNPSAGAIYYIAYSFNP, encoded by the coding sequence ATGAGCAGAAATTTTACACAGATCTTCTATGTGTTATTATTAATGTGCGCAATTAATGTTGCTGCACAGGCACAGAGCATTACGGTGAGCGGAACCGTGAAAGATAAGCAATCAAAAGAAGGCCTTGCGGGCGTAAGTTTAACCATCAAGGGCCAGTCGGGCGGTACGGCATCTTCCAGCAATGGAAGTTTCAGTTTTACCACAACGGCAAAAGTCCCTTTTACTTTAGTAGCCTCTTATGTGGGTTACGGTACAGTAGAACAACAGATTACCGGAAGTACTACAGGTATTAACTTCGAAATTGAAACTGCTGTTGTATTAGGTGGCGATGTGGTGGTTTCGGCTTCACGTACGCCAGAACGTATTTTGGAATCGCCGGTTTCAATCGAGCGTATGAGTGCAGCATCAATCAGGGAAATAGCCGCTCCATCATTTTATGATGCCTTAAATAATATGAAAGGCGTGGAAAGCAGCACACAGAGTCTAACTTTTAAATCAATCAATACCCGTGGATTCAACTCGAACGGAAACACCCGTTTTAATCAATATATTGACGGAATGGATAACCAGGCGCCTGGATTGAATTTTTCTGTAGGTAATATTGTGGGTATCACCGAACTTGATGTAGATAATGTAGAGTTATTGCCAGGTGCTTCCTCAGCGCTTTATGGTGCTGGCGGAATTAACGGTACCTTATTAATGACATCAAAAGATCCTTTTAAATATCCTGGGAATAGTTTTCAGTTTAAAACCGGTATGAACCATGTTAACGATGGCGACAGTAAAGTACAGCCGTTTAAACAACTGGATGTACGTGTGGCAAGATCGTGGAACAATAAGTTTGGGGTAAAAGCAGCATTCTCGTTTTTACAGGCCAAAGATTGGTTCGGCAATAATTATTCAAACTTCGACAGGGTAGCCAGAACGGCGAAATCCGGTGACAGAAACAGCGATCCCAACTATGATGGTATCAACGTATACGGTGATGAAGTGAGCCAGAATATGCGTAATGTGGCCTTGAGTGTTCAAAACGGAACTATAGCGGGTATCAATGCCGCAACAGGTGGTTTAATCCCCAATATTAAATCCACATTAGATGGGGCTTTTGGGGCAGCCATTCCAAATGCAGCGCAACAGGCGGGTTTTTTGGCTACTTTACCAGCAGCCTTGCGCTCTACCGTACAAAATTACCTCCCTTTTTATGTAGGTTTAAAAGCAGGCCTGATTCCAGATCAAAATATTTCCAGGACAGGATATAATGAAGAAAACCTGGTTGATTATGATACCAAATCGTTAAAAGCATCAGGAGCATTATATTACAACATCAGTAATACGGTTCAGGTAGTGGGTCAGGCCAATTGGGGTACAGGAACTTCTGTTTATACCGGTTCTGACCGTTATTCGCTACGTAATTTTAACATCGGGCAGTATAAGTTAGAGCTAAAAGGGGAAGACTTTTTCTTAAAAGCCTACACCACGCAGGAACGTTCCGGCGATTCTTATATCTCTTCTATTTTGGGAAGTTATATCAATGAGGTATCTAAACCATCAACTACCTGGTTTCCACAATATATCGGTAATTATGTAGGTGCAAGGGCTGCGGGACAAACAGATGCACAGGCACAGGCTTTTGCAAGGAGTGTAGCCGATCAGGGACGTTTTGTGCCAGGCAGTGCACAGTATGAGGTAGCAAAAGATAAAATTTTGAACACCACCATCAGTGCGACCAATATTAACGCTGTTGATCCTTCTAAAAGTGTTTACGGCGCTAAATTTGATGATAAATCGAATCTTTATCATTACGAAGGCATGTATAACTTCACCAACCTTTTTAATAAGGTAGTGGAGTTTCAGGTAGGTGCATCTTATCGTTTATACGATTTAAATTCGGCAGGTACCATTTTTAACGATTTAAACGAATCTATCGACATTAAAGAATATGGTGCTTTCGCGCAGATTGGTAAAAAACTTTTTAACGATAAAGTTAAATTTACTTTTGCCGGCCGTTATGATAAAAGCCAGAATTTTGAAGGCAGGTTTACTCCAAGGATAACAGGTGTATTCACTGTGGCCAAGAACAATAACATCAGGGTTTCTTATCAAACAGGCTACCGTAATCCAACTACCCAGAACCAATATATCGACCTTTCGGTAGGTGGCGGGTCTCAAAGACTGATCGGTGGTTTACCTGAAATTATGTTCAGTAAATATCATCTAGACAGCAACAAACCATTTACAGATGTAAGTTACCGTGCGTTTTTAGCTTCAGCAGCAAGCGGAGCGCCTAATCAGGCACTTTTACAACAATATACTTTTGATGCCAAAGGTGTCCGTCCGGAAAGCGTTCAGTCTTACGAATTAGGCTACAAAGGTTTAATCCTTCCTAATTTATTGATTGATGCTTATGGTTATTACAACATTTACAAAGATTTTATTACTGCTGTTGATGTATATCAGAATGTGAACGGCAGTTTTGTGAAATTCGGCGTTCCCGTAAATGCGGCCGGTAAAGTAACCTCTTATGGTGCTGCTTTAGGCCTGGATTATCTTGTGGGTAAATATGCCATTAGCGGTAACGTTTCCTATAACCAGATTGGCGATCTTCCTGTTAATTATATTAACGACTTTAATACGCCAAAAATCCGTTACAACCTTGGACTTGGCAATAAAGAAATCATCAAAAACTTTGGTTTCAACGTATCATACCGCTGGCAGGATCAGTTCTACTGGAATTCTTCTTTTGCCTCAGGTCAGGTACCAGCATACAGCTCGCTTGATGCACAGTTTAGTTTAAGAATTCCTTCGGTACAATCGGTAATTAAACTGGGCGGCTCGAATGTATTGAATAAATATTATTTCACTTCTTACGGAAACCCATCAGCCGGGGCGATTTATTATATAGCTTATAGCTTTAATCCATAA
- a CDS encoding nucleotidyl transferase AbiEii/AbiGii toxin family protein: MIKDWLDSYHPANRDEAKDALREIMQEIALAGLNRAGFFEKAAFYGGTALRIFYGLDRFSEDLDFSLLTQNPDFSLEKYQDAIVNEFAALGMQVSITEKKKTIKNNINSAFLKSETIWKELVLKEIIPQNGLKEVANIKIKIEVDIEPPLGFATEEKLLLQPFSFYVKCLSLPDLFAGKMHALLFRKWGTNVKGRDWYDMEWYIKKGYELNLNHFLLRAIDSGDWKKDKMSEAEFRALLSEKINHVKLDFVKADISRFIKDPKKLEIWSTQYFHDLVEKLKISQRI; encoded by the coding sequence ATGATAAAAGACTGGCTAGATAGCTATCATCCAGCTAACAGAGATGAGGCAAAAGATGCATTAAGGGAAATTATGCAGGAAATTGCTCTTGCCGGACTAAACCGGGCTGGCTTTTTTGAAAAGGCAGCATTTTATGGGGGAACAGCGTTGAGGATATTTTATGGTTTAGACCGTTTTTCAGAAGACCTGGATTTTTCCCTTCTCACTCAAAATCCTGATTTTTCCTTAGAAAAATACCAGGATGCTATTGTAAACGAATTTGCGGCGCTGGGCATGCAGGTATCCATTACTGAAAAAAAGAAAACAATAAAGAATAATATCAATTCAGCATTTTTAAAATCGGAAACCATCTGGAAAGAACTCGTTTTGAAAGAGATTATCCCTCAAAACGGGCTTAAAGAAGTGGCAAACATCAAAATCAAAATCGAGGTAGATATAGAACCGCCACTGGGTTTTGCAACAGAAGAAAAACTATTGTTACAACCCTTTTCGTTTTATGTAAAGTGTCTTTCACTTCCTGATCTTTTTGCTGGAAAAATGCACGCACTTTTATTCCGCAAATGGGGCACCAATGTTAAAGGGCGCGATTGGTACGACATGGAATGGTATATTAAAAAAGGTTATGAACTTAACCTCAATCACTTTCTCCTGCGAGCGATAGATAGTGGCGACTGGAAAAAGGATAAAATGAGTGAAGCAGAATTCAGGGCTTTATTAAGCGAAAAGATTAATCATGTGAAATTAGATTTTGTTAAGGCAGATATCTCACGTTTTATTAAGGATCCTAAAAAACTCGAAATATGGTCAACACAATATTTCCATGACCTGGTTGAAAAACTAAAAATCAGTCAGCGAATTTGA
- a CDS encoding LuxE/PaaK family acyltransferase gives MNLTAEDIFSIKSADEFNALALKIFKLQAQNCNVYREYIFHLGLDADEISEVSQIPFLPISFFKSHSVLSSTAPVEITFSSSGTTGMVQSSHHVTDVKLYEQSYLQAFTEFYGDVTEYCFLALLPSYQQRSGSSLIYMVNDLIEKSEHPQSGYFLYNHDELLQTLLDLQSKKQKTVLIGVTYALLDFIENFDIDFPELIVMETGGMKGKRKEMVREELHEQLTKGFGVKTIHSEYGMTELLSQAYSLGEGIFNCPNWMKVLIRDTNDPLSLIPNGKTGGINVIDLANINSCSFIATQDLGRINPDQSFEVLGRFDNADIRGCNLLVQ, from the coding sequence GTGAATTTAACAGCTGAGGATATATTTTCTATAAAAAGTGCGGATGAGTTTAATGCGCTCGCCCTGAAGATTTTTAAGTTACAGGCGCAAAACTGTAACGTGTACCGCGAATATATTTTCCACCTGGGGCTTGATGCCGACGAAATAAGCGAAGTATCACAGATTCCATTTCTGCCGATCAGTTTTTTTAAAAGCCATTCGGTATTGAGCAGTACCGCTCCTGTTGAAATCACTTTCAGCAGCTCGGGTACAACGGGCATGGTGCAAAGCAGCCACCATGTAACTGATGTAAAACTGTATGAACAAAGTTATCTGCAGGCCTTTACCGAGTTTTATGGGGATGTTACCGAATACTGCTTTTTAGCGCTGCTTCCTTCCTATCAGCAACGTTCAGGTTCATCTTTAATCTATATGGTGAACGATCTGATCGAAAAAAGTGAACATCCGCAAAGTGGCTACTTTTTATACAACCACGATGAACTGTTGCAAACCCTGCTCGATCTGCAATCGAAAAAACAGAAAACTGTTTTAATTGGTGTTACTTATGCCCTGCTTGATTTCATTGAAAATTTCGATATCGATTTCCCTGAACTGATTGTAATGGAAACCGGCGGCATGAAAGGCAAACGCAAAGAAATGGTGCGCGAAGAACTGCATGAACAGTTAACAAAAGGATTTGGCGTAAAAACCATCCACAGTGAATACGGGATGACGGAATTACTTTCTCAGGCTTATTCTTTAGGTGAAGGCATTTTCAATTGTCCTAACTGGATGAAGGTGCTGATCCGTGATACCAATGATCCACTGAGTCTGATCCCAAATGGCAAAACCGGAGGCATCAACGTAATCGATCTGGCCAATATCAATTCTTGCTCATTTATCGCTACACAGGATCTGGGCAGGATCAATCCTGATCAAAGTTTTGAAGTACTGGGCCGGTTTGACAATGCGGATATAAGGGGGTGTAACCTTTTGGTGCAGTAA
- a CDS encoding helix-turn-helix transcriptional regulator: MEKLISKFKGIHPGIILERELKRKGLKKGPFALSLNEYPQTINDITKGKRGITASLSIKLDQRLGLEEGTMFLLQAHYEIQKEKDKKTSNDKPDLSIIRQILFWDTEFEKINWQKQYQAVIKRVMERGNDDEKDEIIRYYGKDKVDEVRNK; the protein is encoded by the coding sequence ATGGAAAAATTGATCAGTAAATTTAAAGGAATCCATCCAGGGATTATTTTGGAACGGGAACTTAAAAGGAAAGGATTAAAAAAAGGTCCGTTCGCACTTTCACTGAATGAATATCCACAAACTATAAATGACATTACAAAAGGCAAAAGGGGGATAACAGCCTCTCTTTCGATTAAATTAGACCAGCGTCTTGGTTTGGAAGAAGGCACGATGTTCCTACTCCAGGCCCATTATGAAATACAAAAAGAGAAAGACAAAAAAACTTCAAACGATAAACCTGATTTGTCAATTATTAGACAGATCCTCTTTTGGGACACTGAGTTCGAAAAAATAAACTGGCAAAAACAATATCAGGCGGTTATTAAAAGGGTAATGGAACGGGGAAATGATGATGAAAAAGATGAAATAATCAGATATTATGGAAAAGACAAGGTGGATGAGGTAAGAAACAAATGA
- a CDS encoding Fur family transcriptional regulator, with the protein MENKTERFEKLLVKNGLKRTAPRLQVLEILSGRDSATSQPYLEQVMGKDADRVTLYRVLQAFEEKGIIHKVLDQQGTANYAICSDGCSAHDHHDEHVHFNCDNCHKIYCLDTVKIPALKVPAGFKVEHLNLIATGICASCSDKVN; encoded by the coding sequence ATGGAAAATAAAACAGAGCGTTTCGAAAAACTTTTGGTTAAAAACGGGTTAAAAAGGACCGCGCCACGTTTACAGGTGCTGGAAATTTTGAGTGGGAGAGATTCTGCAACCTCGCAGCCGTATTTAGAGCAGGTAATGGGCAAAGATGCCGACCGTGTTACTTTATACCGCGTATTACAGGCTTTTGAGGAAAAAGGAATTATCCACAAGGTTTTAGATCAGCAGGGAACTGCCAATTATGCCATCTGTTCGGATGGTTGCAGTGCGCACGATCATCATGATGAACATGTGCATTTTAATTGTGATAACTGCCATAAGATTTACTGTCTGGATACGGTTAAAATCCCGGCCTTAAAAGTTCCTGCAGGTTTTAAAGTAGAACATTTAAACCTGATTGCTACCGGTATCTGCGCCAGTTGCTCGGATAAAGTAAATTAA
- a CDS encoding penicillin acylase family protein: MNKIKVLFCVIIPIALAFLFNTKLGSTPPLLKFLNPFMGFWQNAENNHFMFNHKAKIKGAIDKIEIVFDDRMIPHIFAQNDHDLYLAQGYVTAMHRLWQMDFQTRFAAGRISEVVGSKAIEVDRYQRRMGMVYGAENSLKGMMADPKAKEMILAYTEGINAYIKTLSHANYPLEYKILDFKPEDWTPIKCALLLKQMSAVLAMGSDEFYMTNILKKFGPEVTKNLFPDYPFREDPIIPVGTKWNFSPLPIPKTPESFTQAQTGEVKTKEKVEGIGSNNWALSGAKTASGYPILANDPHLDLTLPSIWYQIQLHAPGVNTYGVSLPGAPGVIIGFNQKIAWGVTNVAADVLDFYQIKFKDSSHNEYWYNNQWKATKKRLETIKIRGGKDEVDTVYYTHHGPVVYFQKPKYGRADNVPVGDALRWIAHEESNELMTFYYLNRGKNYNDYRKALTFYTAPAQNFVFASVDNDIAITPNGKFPLKWKDQGKFILDGTDPAYDWQGWIPNAQNPTVKNPPRGFVSSANQSSTDTTYPYYINWEFSPYERGKRINDRLSAMNKATMDSIRLMQTDNYSILAQNLVPALLPLLNNEQLNATQKEALAYVDKWNKRYDAHEIAASVFEIWTKRLTYDIWGDEFEVKGIPMRYPSRDRTVEMILKEPNATWYDNINTPKKETLTDLVNESFKYSCDSLERRFGPINKDWAWANVKQSNVPHLAKIPGMGSKVLQIGGAKSTINALGESNGPSWRMVIELGKTPKGHGVYPGGQSGNPGSKFYDNMIDTWANGKLYDLFYMQSPDDKSGTIISRLKISK, translated from the coding sequence ATGAATAAAATTAAGGTCTTATTCTGCGTCATCATTCCGATCGCACTAGCTTTTTTATTTAATACCAAATTAGGTAGTACACCTCCTTTGTTAAAATTCCTTAATCCTTTTATGGGTTTCTGGCAAAATGCAGAAAATAATCACTTTATGTTTAACCATAAAGCGAAAATTAAAGGGGCAATAGATAAAATAGAAATCGTTTTTGATGACCGCATGATCCCTCATATTTTCGCGCAAAACGATCACGATCTTTACCTGGCGCAGGGTTATGTAACGGCCATGCACCGCCTCTGGCAAATGGATTTCCAGACGCGTTTTGCTGCAGGCAGAATTAGTGAAGTGGTGGGCAGTAAAGCCATTGAGGTTGACCGTTACCAACGCAGGATGGGTATGGTGTACGGTGCAGAAAATTCTTTAAAAGGCATGATGGCCGACCCGAAAGCAAAAGAAATGATCCTCGCCTATACCGAAGGGATTAATGCCTATATCAAAACGCTTTCTCATGCCAATTATCCATTAGAATATAAAATACTCGATTTTAAACCCGAAGACTGGACACCTATCAAATGTGCTTTGTTGCTTAAACAGATGTCGGCCGTTTTGGCGATGGGATCAGACGAATTTTACATGACCAACATCCTGAAAAAATTCGGGCCTGAGGTTACCAAAAATCTTTTCCCTGATTATCCTTTCCGCGAGGATCCGATTATTCCGGTAGGCACCAAATGGAATTTCTCCCCTCTACCTATCCCTAAAACACCAGAAAGCTTTACGCAGGCCCAAACGGGAGAAGTAAAAACAAAAGAAAAGGTAGAAGGTATCGGCAGTAATAACTGGGCACTATCCGGGGCTAAAACGGCTTCGGGTTACCCAATTTTGGCAAACGATCCGCATTTAGATTTAACGCTTCCATCAATCTGGTACCAGATACAATTACACGCCCCTGGCGTAAATACCTATGGCGTTTCCCTGCCTGGTGCACCTGGGGTTATTATCGGCTTTAACCAGAAAATTGCCTGGGGAGTAACCAATGTAGCTGCTGATGTACTGGATTTTTATCAGATCAAGTTTAAGGATTCATCACATAACGAATACTGGTACAATAACCAGTGGAAAGCGACAAAAAAACGCCTGGAAACGATCAAAATCCGTGGTGGAAAAGATGAAGTAGATACTGTTTATTATACCCATCATGGTCCCGTGGTTTACTTCCAGAAACCAAAATATGGCAGGGCTGACAATGTACCGGTTGGCGATGCGTTAAGGTGGATTGCCCATGAAGAATCGAATGAGCTGATGACTTTTTATTACCTCAACCGGGGAAAAAATTATAATGATTACCGCAAAGCGTTAACTTTTTACACGGCACCTGCTCAGAATTTTGTTTTTGCCAGTGTGGATAACGATATCGCCATTACCCCAAATGGTAAATTTCCTTTGAAATGGAAAGATCAGGGTAAATTTATTCTTGATGGTACTGATCCGGCTTACGATTGGCAGGGCTGGATCCCAAATGCACAGAACCCAACGGTAAAAAATCCACCACGTGGTTTTGTAAGCTCAGCCAACCAATCTTCTACCGATACCACTTATCCATATTATATCAACTGGGAATTTTCGCCTTACGAACGCGGAAAGAGGATTAACGATCGTTTATCGGCAATGAACAAGGCCACCATGGATAGTATCCGCTTAATGCAGACTGATAATTACAGTATCCTCGCCCAAAACCTGGTTCCGGCATTGTTGCCTTTGTTAAACAATGAGCAGCTGAACGCCACGCAAAAGGAAGCATTGGCTTATGTGGATAAATGGAATAAGCGTTACGATGCACATGAGATTGCAGCCAGTGTATTCGAAATATGGACCAAACGTTTAACTTACGATATATGGGGGGATGAATTTGAGGTAAAAGGAATCCCGATGCGTTATCCATCCAGAGACCGTACGGTAGAAATGATCCTGAAAGAACCGAATGCTACCTGGTACGATAATATCAATACCCCTAAAAAAGAAACACTTACTGATCTGGTAAATGAATCTTTTAAATATAGCTGCGATAGTTTGGAAAGGCGTTTTGGCCCGATCAATAAAGATTGGGCCTGGGCAAATGTAAAACAGAGCAATGTACCGCACCTGGCGAAAATACCGGGGATGGGATCGAAAGTATTGCAGATCGGTGGTGCAAAATCGACCATTAATGCCTTGGGTGAAAGCAATGGTCCTTCGTGGAGAATGGTGATCGAACTTGGTAAAACACCAAAGGGACACGGTGTTTATCCTGGAGGGCAATCGGGTAACCCCGGAAGTAAATTCTATGATAACATGATCGATACCTGGGCAAATGGTAAACTATACGATCTGTTTTATATGCAAAGTCCTGATGATAAATCGGGCACAATTATCTCTCGTTTAAAAATTTCTAAATAA